The genomic region TTCCTGAAATAAAACCTGGTGCTTTTTCTCATGCGATGGATTATAAGAGTATGCTTCAGGAGGTTGTACAGCAGGATCAGGAAGGAGACATTGATTATACCATTATTGATGAAAAGGGACCTGCTCATAACCGGGAATTTATTGCAGAGGTAACCATTCAAAGTGAAGGATTTGGAAAGGGAAGCGGCCGTACAAAGAAGGAAGCAGAACAAAATGCGGCGAAAGAAGCTCTGGATAAAATAAAAGAACAACAATTATAATAGGTGCCAAAGCTTTCGAATCCCTGTTTTGAAAGCTTTGGCACCTATTAACTCAGGTTCTATTCCTTGACTCTGTATTTTCTCAGTTCTTCAATGATGGCCTGTATTTCCGGTACACTTAATTGACCCTTGCTTTTAACCATTTCATAGACCGACTTTATTTCATGATAATCTTTGACATCGAAATACTTAGGGTCCAATACACCCCGATTAATAACTTGTAAATCATTCATAAGTTCTTCAACCATAAATGATAAATTCTGCTCGGATACTTCATTTAAGTTCACGTCAACACTCCTTTATGTAGAAACATTCTTCTTTCCTATTATATTCTATGATAAAATATACAAGGTTAAAAAGAAACCTATAACTGAAAAATGATGATAACAAACATCTTTCTATAAAGTAAGTGGTATGAAAATAGATTACAGGAGGAAAATGATATGTTCCTCAAACGATTAGATACAGTAGGATTTAAATCATTTGCTGAGAGAATTTCCGTAGAATTTGTTCCGGGTGTTACGGCTGTTGTCGGCCCCAATGGAAGCGGAAAAAGTAATATAACAGATGCCATTCGCTGGGTTTTAGGAGAACAGTCTGCGAAATCCCTGCGTGGATCTAAAATGGAGGATATCATTTTTGCAGGCAGTGATACACGGAAGGCACTCAATTTTGCAGAAGTTTCACTTGTTTTAGATAACGAGGATAGTGCTTTGCCGATTGACTATCAGGAGGTTGATATCACTCGTCGTGTATACAGATCCGGTGAAAGTGAATTTTTAATAAATCAGCAGCCGTGTCGATTAAAGGATATCATTGATCTATTTA from Virgibacillus sp. MSP4-1 harbors:
- a CDS encoding DUF1128 domain-containing protein, giving the protein MNLNEVSEQNLSFMVEELMNDLQVINRGVLDPKYFDVKDYHEIKSVYEMVKSKGQLSVPEIQAIIEELRKYRVKE